The Trichosurus vulpecula isolate mTriVul1 chromosome 3, mTriVul1.pri, whole genome shotgun sequence genome includes a window with the following:
- the BTBD3 gene encoding BTB/POZ domain-containing protein 3 — MVDDKGKNMKCLTFFLMLPETVKNRSKKSSKKANNSNSSKLPPVCYEIITLKTKKKKKMAADIFPRKKPANSSTTTVQQYHQQNLNNNNTIPAPNWQGLYPTIRERNAVMFNNDLMADVHFVVGPPGGTQRLPGHKYVLAVGSSVFHAMFYGELAEDKDEIRIPDVEPAAFLAMLKYIYCDEIDLAADTVLATLYAAKKYIVPHLARACVNFLETSLSAKNACVLLSQSCLFEEPDLTQRCWEVIDAQAELALKSEGFCDIDFQTLESILRRETLNAKEIVVFEAALNWAEVECQRQELSLSIENKRKVLGKALYLIRIPTMALDDFANGAAQSGVLTLNETNDIFLWYTAAKKPELEFVSNARKGLVPQRCHRFQSCAYRSNQWRYRGRCDSIQFAVDKRVFIAGFGLYGSSCGSAEYSAKIELKRQGVILGQNLSKYFSDGSSNTFPVWFEYPVQIEPDTFYTASVILDGNELSYFGQEGMTEVQCGKVTVQFQCSSDSTNGTGVQGGQIPELIFYA; from the exons ATGGTAGATGACAAGGGAAAGAACATGAaatgtctgactttttttttgatgCTTCCAGAGACTGTCAAGAACAGGTCCAAGAAAAGCTCTAAGAAGGCaaataacagcaacagcagcaagtTGCCACCAGTTTGCTATGAAATCATTACcttgaagaccaaaaaaaagaagaagatggcTGCTGATATTTTTCCCCGTAAGAAGCCAGCCAACTCCAGTACAACCACTGTCCAGCAGTACCACCAGCAGAATCTCAATAACAATAATACTATCCCAGCCCCTAATTGGCAGGGGCTTTATCCCACCATCAGAGAAAG AAATGCGGTGATGTTCAACAATGATTTGATGGCAGATGTTCATTTTGTGGTTGGGCCACCAGGTGGGACACAGCGGTTGCCAGGACACAAA TATGTTTTAGCTGTTGGGAGCTCTGTATTCCATGCAATGTTTTATGGAGAGCTTGCTGAGGACAAAGATGAAATCCGTATACCAGATGTCGAACCTGCTGCTTTTCTCGCTATGCTGAA ATACATCTATTGCGATGAAATTGACTTGGCTGCTGACACAGTGCTTGCTACCCTTTATGCTGCCAAAAAGTACATCGTCCCTCATCTCGCCCGTGCCTGCGTCAATTTCCTGGAGACCAGTTTGAGTGCAAAGAATGCTTGCGTGCTGCTTTCCCAGAGCTGCCTCTTTGAAGAACCTGACCTGACCCAGCGTTGCTGGGAGGTGATCGATGCCCAAGCTGAGCTAGCGCTCAAGTCTGAGGGATTCTGTGATATTGATTTCCAAACATTAGAGAGTATCCTCCGCAGGGAGACTCTGAATGCCAAAGAGATTGTTGTTTTTGAGGCTGCTCTCAATTGGGCTGAAGTTGAGTGTCAGCGCCAAGAGCTGTCACTGAGCATTGAAAATAAACGGAAGGTCCTTGGAAAGGCGCTGTACTTGATCCGAATTCCCACCATGGCCCTTGATGACTTTGCAAATGGCGCCGCCCAGTCTGGAGTTTTGACTCTGAATGAAACCAACGATATCTTTCTTTGGTACACAGCAGCCAAAAAGCCTGAGCTAGAGTTTGTGAGCAATGCCCGTAAGGGCCTCGTTCCACAGCGTTGCCACCGCTTCCAGTCTTGTGCCTACCGAAGCAACCAGTGGCGATACCGGGGTCGGTGTGACAGCATTCAGTTTGCTGTGGACAAAAGGGTCTTCATTGCTGGCTTTGGCCTCTATGGCTCCAGCTGTGGCTCAGCAGAATATAGTGCCAAGATCGAACTCAAACGCCAGGGTGTCATTCTGGGACAGAACTTAAGCAAGTATTTCTCAGATGGATCTAGCAACACTTTCCCAGTGTGGTTTGAGTATCCTGTGCAGATTGAGCCAGACACCTTTTACACAGCCAGCGTCATTTTGGATGGCAATGAATTGAGTTACTTTGGACAGGAAGGAATGACAGAGGTTCAGTGTGGCAAAGTGACTGTGCAGTTTCAGTGCTCTTCAGACAGTACTAATGGTACTGGTGTGCAGGGAGGACAAATTCCTGAACTTATATTTTATGcttaa